A part of Microbacterium atlanticum genomic DNA contains:
- a CDS encoding FAD-binding oxidoreductase: MSAPATDARTAHAAGVRRLLESYRALPQGAPVRLAKRTSNLFRSRSALAAPGLDTSGLTGVIRVDPDARTADVAGMCTYEDLVAATLPHRLAPLIVPQLKTITLGGAVTGLGIESTSFRNGLPHESVLEMDILTGAGEVITASPREHADLYRTFPNSYGTLGYAVRLRIELERVQPFVALRHLRFHTFTDLMGAMDRLVATRRLDDVPVDYLDGVVFSADESYLCVGTQTATPGPVSDYTGRHIYYRSIQHDDAVKTDRLTVHDYLWRWDTDWFWCSAAFGAQHPLIRRFWPRRYLRSASYSRLMRLERRFDIGDRLEKLKGRPARERVIQDIEVPIARCTEFIHWFLENVPITPIWLCPLRLRADDAWPLYPLHPTETYVNVGFWSTVPIGATDGETNSRIERKVCDLDGHKSLYSDAFYSRDEFDALYGGAEYRAAKTRYDPDGRLLDLYQKAVQRR; this comes from the coding sequence GTGTCCGCACCCGCGACCGACGCCCGCACCGCGCACGCCGCCGGCGTGCGGCGGCTGCTCGAGAGTTACCGGGCGCTGCCCCAGGGTGCGCCGGTCCGGCTTGCCAAGCGCACCTCCAACCTGTTCCGTTCCCGCTCGGCACTTGCCGCCCCGGGCCTGGATACGTCGGGGCTGACGGGAGTCATCCGCGTCGATCCCGATGCTCGGACGGCGGACGTCGCCGGCATGTGCACGTACGAGGATCTCGTCGCCGCGACACTGCCACACCGGCTGGCACCCCTCATCGTTCCGCAGCTGAAGACCATCACCCTCGGCGGCGCGGTGACCGGCCTGGGCATCGAGTCGACCTCGTTCCGCAATGGGCTGCCGCACGAGTCGGTGCTCGAGATGGACATCCTCACGGGTGCGGGCGAGGTCATCACGGCATCTCCGCGCGAGCATGCCGACCTGTACCGGACCTTCCCCAATTCCTACGGCACCCTCGGCTATGCGGTGCGTCTGCGCATCGAGCTCGAGAGGGTGCAGCCGTTCGTAGCCCTGCGGCACCTGCGCTTCCACACGTTCACCGACCTCATGGGGGCGATGGACCGCCTCGTCGCGACGCGCCGGTTGGACGATGTGCCGGTGGACTACCTCGACGGCGTGGTCTTCAGCGCCGACGAGAGCTACCTGTGCGTCGGCACGCAGACGGCCACACCCGGCCCGGTCAGCGATTACACGGGCCGCCACATCTACTACCGCTCGATCCAGCACGACGACGCGGTCAAGACAGACCGGCTCACCGTCCACGACTATCTCTGGCGGTGGGACACCGACTGGTTCTGGTGCTCGGCGGCGTTCGGTGCGCAGCATCCGCTCATCCGTCGCTTCTGGCCCCGCCGGTACCTCCGCAGCGCCAGTTACAGCAGGCTCATGCGGCTGGAACGCCGATTCGACATCGGCGACCGCCTGGAGAAGCTGAAGGGCCGCCCGGCACGCGAACGCGTGATCCAGGACATCGAAGTCCCGATCGCCCGGTGCACCGAGTTCATCCACTGGTTCCTCGAGAACGTGCCGATCACGCCCATCTGGCTCTGTCCGCTCCGCCTGCGCGCCGACGATGCCTGGCCGCTGTACCCGCTGCATCCCACCGAGACGTATGTCAACGTCGGCTTCTGGTCGACGGTGCCGATCGGGGCGACCGATGGCGAGACCAACAGTCGGATCGAGCGGAAGGTGTGTGACCTCGACGGGCACAAGTCGCTGTACTCCGACGCGTTCTACTCGCGGGACGAGTTCGACGCGCTCTACGGCGGCGCCGAGTATCGGGCGGCGAAGACGCGGTACGACCCCGACGGGCGACTGCTCGACCTCTATCAGAAGGCTGTGCAACGACGATGA
- a CDS encoding amidohydrolase has protein sequence MITRYVNGRVFTADPAPGSAWADAFTVRDDVIVHVGDGGDAPTADETVDLQGRLVVPGFTDAHTHLLMMGAALGQVHLTDARSLEEIQARLRTAREQTPDAAVLRGRGWLFDSVPGGAPTASMIDAAVADIPVFLDANDYHSCWVNSAGLAALGITRDTPDPLGGAIARDADGEPTGMLYETAAVQYAWAHRDATTTDADRDDAVQRAIDAYLASGVTGAIDMAFDEFALAAFERARARHGGELPIRVAGHWLIENTGDDEKNLAQVGRAAELAASPSSPWLRVVGIKLILDGVIDACTAAMRRPYSDGTNAEPIWPLAQLKPVVAAADAARLQIAQHAIGDYASEIALDAIEHAISVNGDRDRRHRIEHLEYAAPGTAERMASLGVTASMQPVHSDPAIFDNWAQMLGDERVQRAFAWPEYEDAGALLAFSTDAPTAPHSALANMYVASTRASALDPTVPATHPQYALPLERAIGHATRDAAASVGDGAWRGRIAPGFAADIVVLDTDPFADGPDALLRARVVETIVAGRSRHRAGGNA, from the coding sequence ATGATCACGCGCTATGTCAACGGCAGAGTCTTCACCGCCGATCCGGCGCCCGGGAGCGCCTGGGCGGACGCGTTCACCGTGCGCGACGACGTCATCGTGCACGTCGGCGACGGCGGCGACGCTCCGACGGCCGATGAGACCGTCGACCTGCAGGGCCGGCTCGTGGTGCCCGGGTTCACCGATGCGCACACGCACCTGCTCATGATGGGCGCGGCCCTCGGACAGGTGCACCTCACCGACGCGCGCTCGCTCGAAGAGATCCAGGCCCGGCTGCGCACGGCGAGGGAGCAGACTCCGGATGCCGCGGTGCTGCGTGGGCGCGGATGGCTCTTCGACTCCGTTCCCGGCGGGGCACCCACTGCGTCGATGATCGACGCGGCGGTGGCCGACATCCCGGTGTTCCTCGACGCGAACGACTACCACTCCTGCTGGGTCAACAGCGCGGGTCTGGCCGCGCTCGGAATCACGCGCGACACCCCCGATCCGCTCGGCGGCGCGATCGCACGCGACGCCGACGGAGAACCCACCGGCATGCTCTACGAGACGGCGGCCGTTCAGTACGCGTGGGCGCACCGTGACGCGACGACGACGGATGCCGACCGAGACGACGCCGTCCAGCGCGCGATCGACGCTTACCTGGCCAGCGGCGTGACCGGTGCGATCGACATGGCCTTCGACGAGTTCGCTCTCGCCGCGTTCGAGCGCGCTCGGGCTCGTCACGGCGGCGAGCTGCCGATCCGCGTCGCCGGGCACTGGCTCATCGAGAACACCGGCGACGATGAGAAGAACCTGGCGCAGGTCGGCCGGGCTGCCGAGCTCGCCGCCAGCCCGTCGTCGCCGTGGCTCCGCGTCGTGGGGATCAAGCTGATCCTCGACGGCGTGATCGACGCCTGCACGGCAGCGATGCGCCGACCGTACTCCGACGGCACGAACGCCGAGCCGATCTGGCCGCTCGCGCAGCTGAAGCCCGTCGTCGCCGCGGCGGATGCGGCGCGACTGCAGATCGCGCAGCACGCGATCGGCGACTACGCGAGTGAGATTGCGCTCGACGCCATCGAGCACGCCATCTCGGTGAACGGCGACCGCGACCGCCGTCACCGCATCGAGCACCTCGAGTACGCAGCACCCGGAACCGCGGAGCGCATGGCGTCGCTGGGTGTCACGGCATCCATGCAGCCCGTGCACTCCGACCCCGCCATCTTCGACAACTGGGCGCAGATGCTCGGCGACGAGCGCGTGCAGCGGGCGTTCGCGTGGCCTGAGTACGAGGACGCGGGCGCGCTGCTGGCCTTTTCCACCGACGCACCCACGGCGCCGCACAGCGCGCTGGCGAACATGTATGTCGCGTCGACGCGCGCGTCGGCCCTGGACCCCACGGTGCCGGCCACCCATCCTCAGTACGCGCTGCCGCTCGAGCGCGCGATCGGGCACGCCACCCGCGACGCGGCAGCCTCGGTGGGCGACGGCGCCTGGCGCGGCCGGATCGCGCCCGGGTTCGCAGCCGACATCGTCGTGCTCGACACCGACCCGTTCGCCGACGGTCCCGATGCGCTCCTGCGTGCGCGGGTGGTGGAGACGATCGTCGCGGGCCGTTCCCGCCATCGTGCGGGCGGCAACGCGTAG
- a CDS encoding purine-cytosine permease family protein, with product MTHPQTELEDEFVDTASRPETRGIELVSDAERHGRARDLFFIWAAPNVSILNLTIGATLILLGLELWQAVAVIVAASLLWVFPGLIAGSGPASGTSGSVVTRAMYGILGNRLFVAFVGWFIGAVFLSLTWLASSFMGADLLRRMGLEDPVWVPIGVTVVVATITVLVAIFGHGLIVRAYSYMAAALFVIFLLVAGFILPTVDWQYAAAQPLEGVALWSAMTIGFTILASTPLSFINSPDIARYLPRSTKPSHIALATGLGGGIPFIAFTSVGVLLATGLDAAAFDAGLDIALLDLLPAWLAPVLVIGVVINTIALNAMTTYTSSMALQAIGFRLRRIPAAIIVGVVGTALTIYLVLSSSLLEAANLMLQFLVIVSGPAMAIYVVDVMLRRYRYDGVELFDDQPGGRFWYSGGWSIPGIVALLAGGLATALCLSTTVWSGPVAEATGYIDLSVPAGMLVAAGLYAGLLRTPLGKEGRP from the coding sequence GTGACCCACCCTCAGACCGAACTCGAGGATGAGTTCGTCGACACCGCCTCGCGACCCGAGACGCGCGGCATCGAGCTGGTCAGCGACGCGGAGCGCCACGGCCGCGCGCGGGACCTCTTCTTCATCTGGGCGGCGCCGAACGTCAGCATCCTGAATCTCACGATCGGCGCGACCCTCATCCTGCTCGGCCTCGAGCTCTGGCAGGCGGTCGCGGTCATCGTCGCCGCCTCGCTGCTGTGGGTGTTCCCCGGGCTCATCGCCGGCAGCGGCCCCGCCTCGGGCACCTCGGGCTCGGTGGTCACGCGGGCGATGTACGGCATCCTCGGCAACCGGCTCTTCGTCGCCTTCGTCGGCTGGTTCATCGGCGCGGTGTTCCTGTCGCTGACATGGCTGGCCTCGTCGTTCATGGGAGCCGACCTGCTCCGCCGCATGGGTCTGGAAGACCCGGTGTGGGTGCCCATCGGCGTCACCGTGGTGGTGGCCACGATCACGGTGCTCGTCGCGATCTTCGGTCACGGCCTGATCGTGCGGGCCTACTCGTACATGGCCGCGGCGCTCTTCGTCATCTTCCTGCTGGTCGCCGGGTTCATCCTGCCGACCGTCGACTGGCAGTACGCCGCCGCGCAGCCGCTCGAGGGCGTCGCCCTCTGGTCGGCGATGACGATCGGTTTCACGATCCTCGCCTCGACACCCCTGTCGTTCATCAACAGCCCCGACATCGCACGCTACCTGCCGCGGTCGACGAAGCCCTCGCACATCGCGCTGGCGACGGGCCTTGGCGGCGGCATCCCGTTCATCGCCTTCACGAGCGTCGGCGTGCTGCTCGCGACGGGTCTCGACGCAGCCGCCTTCGACGCCGGACTCGACATCGCGCTGCTCGACCTGCTGCCCGCGTGGCTGGCCCCCGTCCTGGTGATCGGCGTCGTGATCAACACCATCGCGCTCAACGCGATGACCACGTACACCTCGAGCATGGCGCTGCAGGCGATCGGCTTCCGGCTGCGCCGCATCCCCGCCGCGATCATCGTGGGAGTCGTCGGCACCGCCCTGACGATCTACCTCGTGCTGTCGTCGAGCCTGCTCGAAGCGGCGAACCTGATGCTGCAGTTCCTCGTGATCGTGTCAGGGCCGGCGATGGCGATCTACGTCGTCGACGTGATGCTCCGGCGCTACCGCTACGACGGCGTCGAGCTGTTCGACGACCAGCCCGGCGGGCGCTTCTGGTACTCCGGCGGCTGGAGCATCCCGGGCATCGTCGCACTTCTCGCCGGCGGCCTCGCCACGGCACTGTGCCTGTCGACCACCGTCTGGTCGGGCCCTGTCGCCGAGGCGACGGGCTACATCGACCTCTCGGTACCGGCCGGCATGCTGGTGGCCGCCGGTCTCTACGCAGGGCTGCTGCGCACCCCGCTCGGGAAGGAGGGCCGCCCATGA
- a CDS encoding TetR/AcrR family transcriptional regulator: MGGVTSSGISVRTRKRPEERREEILEHATAIALDEGLERITLRAVADRLGVRPGLITHYFPAAETLVIEAFARAAVRERERFFISAGDPVQRLAHFVNHIERGASEPLARMWLNARHLARFSPALDEALQHQDALDRERLIAIIEDGIATGDFRTADAAAACTRILIAVDGAGSYVNTAAPPSQRAHQQVVADVSEWALGMEPAVLRAAIDAESAH, from the coding sequence ATGGGCGGCGTGACGTCAAGCGGAATCTCGGTGCGCACGCGAAAGCGGCCCGAGGAGCGCCGCGAAGAGATCCTCGAGCACGCCACCGCGATCGCGCTCGACGAGGGACTCGAGCGCATCACCCTCCGCGCCGTCGCCGACCGGCTGGGTGTGCGCCCCGGCCTGATCACCCACTACTTCCCCGCCGCCGAGACGCTCGTGATCGAGGCTTTCGCCCGCGCCGCCGTGCGGGAGCGCGAGCGCTTCTTCATCTCGGCGGGCGATCCCGTGCAGCGGCTCGCTCACTTCGTGAACCACATCGAGCGCGGCGCATCCGAGCCGCTCGCCCGCATGTGGCTCAACGCGCGCCATCTGGCCCGGTTCAGCCCGGCGCTCGATGAGGCGCTGCAGCACCAGGATGCGCTCGACCGCGAGCGCCTCATCGCCATCATCGAGGACGGCATCGCGACCGGTGATTTCCGAACCGCGGATGCCGCGGCCGCCTGTACCCGCATCCTCATCGCCGTCGACGGCGCCGGCTCCTACGTCAACACCGCGGCGCCGCCGTCCCAGCGCGCCCACCAGCAGGTCGTCGCCGACGTGAGTGAGTGGGCGCTGGGGATGGAGCCGGCGGTCCTGCGTGCGGCCATCGACGCGGAGAGCGCGCACTGA
- a CDS encoding phosphatase PAP2 family protein, translating into MPLIRAVVLPALGVIAGLVATGRAVRLLGGDDPPEDRALRALQHAFGHSPTDSDAAATTDVDPTEVREPIDRVTAPLSWYSGVPQTIANGAVWCGVSWFLTRNRRAAVAPAAALALETACFVAAAALVGRPRPQRVWRPELPHATSSFPSGHTAAAFALHGTLADLLDRHGARGARFLGPLLRYGIPGAIAFSRIYRGQHHISDTVAGILLGRWSAGVVRDELITP; encoded by the coding sequence ATGCCGTTGATCCGAGCCGTCGTCCTCCCGGCGCTCGGTGTGATCGCCGGGCTCGTTGCGACGGGGAGGGCGGTACGCCTTCTCGGCGGGGACGACCCGCCTGAGGACCGGGCGCTGCGTGCCCTCCAGCACGCGTTCGGGCACTCGCCCACCGACAGCGATGCTGCCGCCACCACGGACGTCGACCCGACCGAGGTTCGCGAGCCGATCGACAGAGTCACCGCGCCGCTGTCGTGGTACTCGGGGGTGCCGCAGACCATTGCGAACGGAGCGGTCTGGTGCGGCGTCAGCTGGTTCTTGACGCGCAACCGGCGCGCAGCGGTGGCTCCCGCGGCGGCGCTCGCCCTCGAGACGGCGTGCTTCGTGGCAGCCGCAGCGCTCGTGGGACGGCCGCGACCCCAGCGCGTGTGGCGCCCCGAGCTGCCGCACGCGACGTCGTCGTTCCCCTCCGGCCACACGGCGGCCGCCTTCGCGCTCCACGGCACGCTCGCCGACCTGCTCGATCGCCACGGCGCCCGTGGCGCGCGGTTCCTCGGCCCCCTCCTTCGATATGGGATACCTGGCGCGATCGCGTTCTCGCGGATCTACCGCGGCCAGCACCACATCTCGGACACCGTCGCGGGCATCCTGCTGGGACGGTGGAGCGCCGGTGTGGTGCGGGACGAGCTGATCACGCCTTAA
- a CDS encoding GNAT family N-acetyltransferase has translation MVFEIGAASAADVTLMAEWAAGEGWNPGLTDARAFVVADPRGFLVGRMDGEPVTCISVVRYGEAFGFLGIYIARPDVRGRGLGYQTWQAGMARLAGRTVGLDGVVAQQENYRRSGFQLAWTSVRFEGPAPEVEPPPGIRIVDARDIPFDLLAAYDRRFFGAPRDAFLAAWSSLPARSARVAVRDGDIVGFAVLRDAHAASRIGPLFAADGSIAHALVSSLARARDAATVAVDVPGVNPAAVSWAQDAGWAPSFETARMYTGEPPGIDHGGLFGITSLELG, from the coding sequence ATGGTGTTCGAGATCGGCGCGGCCAGCGCGGCCGACGTGACGCTGATGGCGGAATGGGCAGCCGGCGAGGGATGGAACCCCGGGCTCACCGACGCTCGGGCCTTCGTCGTGGCTGATCCGCGCGGCTTCCTCGTCGGGCGGATGGATGGGGAGCCGGTCACGTGCATCTCGGTGGTGCGGTACGGCGAGGCGTTCGGCTTCCTCGGGATCTACATCGCGCGCCCCGACGTGCGCGGGCGGGGGCTCGGCTATCAAACCTGGCAGGCGGGCATGGCACGACTGGCGGGAAGAACCGTCGGACTCGACGGCGTGGTCGCCCAGCAGGAGAACTACCGTCGATCGGGCTTCCAGCTGGCGTGGACCAGCGTGCGCTTCGAAGGGCCGGCCCCCGAGGTGGAGCCGCCGCCGGGGATCCGAATCGTGGATGCACGCGACATCCCGTTCGATCTGCTGGCCGCCTACGACCGGCGGTTCTTCGGCGCACCGCGGGACGCGTTCCTGGCGGCGTGGAGCAGTCTGCCCGCGCGCAGCGCGCGTGTCGCCGTCCGCGATGGCGACATCGTCGGCTTCGCCGTGCTGCGCGACGCGCACGCGGCGTCACGGATCGGTCCGCTGTTCGCCGCCGACGGCTCGATCGCGCATGCTCTCGTCAGCTCTCTTGCGAGAGCGAGGGATGCCGCGACCGTCGCCGTCGACGTCCCCGGCGTCAATCCCGCCGCCGTCTCCTGGGCGCAGGATGCCGGGTGGGCGCCGTCGTTCGAGACCGCGCGCATGTACACCGGCGAGCCGCCCGGGATCGACCACGGCGGACTCTTCGGCATCACCAGCCTCGAACTCGGGTGA
- a CDS encoding LolA family protein yields the protein MDRRHPRRSPAPWLPITGAFVLAGAVAAAVVIPTAADAQVNLPDMTPAELLEFAAASDVTALTGTIEQTSELGLPDLSSIVGSDDEDASTGADDAIDLLTGSHTANIYLDGDKSRLQVLDRLAERNVYVDRTAGEGWFVDSEAQTATRYTVEIDPGMPQPRPDAPVETPQQMLDDALATLDESTEISVGTDGRVAGREVYELVLAPDDDASLIGAVRFAIDGETGAALAASVTARGADQPAFEIAFTDVSYTAPDPAALTYTPASGYTVEEKTLSAPHHDHPGDSEVDTDAAARPVVHGEGWTAVVELPPAPTSGSGVEGMDGANLQSLTRPVTGGRVLETALVTVFFADDGRVFAGAVDADHLAQVAAGD from the coding sequence ATGGATAGGCGGCATCCGCGCCGGTCACCAGCCCCTTGGCTTCCGATCACCGGCGCATTCGTTCTCGCCGGGGCCGTCGCCGCGGCCGTGGTCATCCCGACTGCTGCCGATGCCCAGGTGAACCTCCCCGACATGACGCCCGCCGAACTGCTCGAGTTCGCCGCCGCGAGCGATGTCACGGCGCTGACGGGCACGATCGAGCAGACGTCGGAGCTCGGTCTGCCGGACCTCTCGAGCATCGTGGGGTCGGACGACGAGGATGCGAGTACCGGCGCCGATGACGCCATCGATCTGCTGACGGGTTCGCACACCGCCAACATCTACCTCGACGGCGACAAGTCGCGGCTCCAGGTGCTCGATCGCCTCGCCGAGCGCAACGTGTACGTCGACCGGACCGCCGGCGAAGGCTGGTTCGTCGACTCCGAGGCCCAGACCGCGACGCGCTACACGGTCGAGATCGACCCGGGCATGCCGCAGCCGCGGCCCGACGCGCCGGTCGAGACCCCGCAGCAGATGCTCGACGACGCGCTGGCGACGCTCGACGAATCCACCGAGATCTCGGTCGGAACCGACGGGCGAGTGGCCGGGCGTGAGGTGTACGAGCTCGTGCTCGCGCCGGACGACGACGCCAGCCTCATCGGCGCGGTGCGGTTCGCCATCGACGGCGAGACGGGCGCTGCGCTCGCGGCATCCGTCACCGCCCGCGGCGCTGACCAGCCCGCGTTCGAGATCGCCTTCACCGACGTCTCCTATACGGCGCCTGACCCCGCGGCGCTCACGTACACGCCTGCTTCGGGATACACCGTCGAGGAGAAGACCCTCTCCGCACCCCACCACGATCACCCCGGTGACAGTGAGGTCGACACCGATGCCGCCGCCCGGCCCGTCGTGCACGGTGAGGGCTGGACCGCCGTCGTCGAGCTGCCGCCGGCGCCCACCAGCGGTTCCGGCGTCGAGGGCATGGACGGGGCGAACCTGCAGAGCCTGACGCGTCCGGTGACCGGCGGACGCGTGCTCGAGACGGCGCTCGTGACGGTGTTCTTCGCCGACGACGGGCGCGTGTTCGCCGGAGCCGTCGACGCGGATCACCTCGCGCAGGTCGCGGCCGGCGACTGA
- a CDS encoding ABC transporter ATP-binding protein, with the protein MTDLAIQTSGLTKRFGAQAAVDAVALDVPHGSVFGFLGPNGSGKTTTIRMLLGLIRPTAGEARILGRPVPDAIRAVLPRVGALVEGPAFAPFLTGRQNLQRFDAAGRHAASATRRRRIEDALERVGLTSAADKKVHAYSLGMKQRLGIANALLTPRELLVLDEPTNGLDPQGMREVRGLIRSLAEEGATVFVSSHLLAEVEQVCTHAGIMSAGRLVASGTLDELRSGDGTGRLQLQTPDVARAREVLASAGIQTTDAAPHTLVGTLGAHGPEPEDLVAALVRADVRVRGITVERTSLEDRFVELTGQGFDVVA; encoded by the coding sequence GTGACCGACCTCGCCATCCAGACCTCCGGGCTGACCAAGCGCTTCGGCGCGCAGGCGGCCGTGGACGCCGTTGCCCTGGACGTGCCGCACGGCTCGGTGTTCGGGTTCCTCGGGCCGAACGGATCCGGCAAGACCACCACGATCCGGATGCTCCTCGGCCTTATCCGTCCGACCGCGGGGGAGGCCCGCATCCTGGGGCGGCCCGTGCCCGACGCCATCCGGGCGGTGCTGCCGAGGGTGGGCGCGCTCGTCGAGGGCCCGGCGTTCGCGCCGTTCCTCACCGGTCGACAGAATCTGCAGCGGTTCGACGCGGCCGGCCGGCATGCGGCATCCGCCACCCGTCGCCGGCGCATCGAGGACGCCCTCGAGCGCGTCGGACTCACCTCGGCCGCCGACAAGAAGGTGCACGCCTACTCGCTGGGCATGAAGCAGCGCCTCGGCATCGCCAACGCCCTGCTCACTCCCCGCGAGCTGCTGGTGCTGGACGAGCCGACCAACGGGCTCGACCCGCAGGGCATGCGCGAAGTGCGCGGGCTCATCCGCTCCCTCGCCGAGGAGGGGGCGACCGTGTTCGTCTCGAGCCACTTGCTCGCCGAGGTCGAGCAGGTGTGCACGCACGCCGGCATCATGAGCGCGGGGCGGCTCGTGGCATCCGGCACCCTCGACGAGCTGCGCAGCGGCGACGGCACGGGTCGTCTGCAGCTGCAGACACCCGATGTGGCGAGGGCGAGAGAGGTGCTCGCGAGCGCGGGGATCCAGACGACGGATGCCGCGCCCCACACGTTGGTCGGAACACTCGGCGCGCACGGGCCCGAGCCCGAGGACCTCGTCGCGGCCCTCGTGCGCGCGGACGTGCGCGTGCGTGGCATCACGGTCGAGCGGACGAGCCTCGAGGACCGGTTCGTCGAGCTGACGGGGCAGGGTTTCGATGTCGTCGCGTGA
- a CDS encoding ABC transporter permease, giving the protein MSSRDAPARPTDAPPTASAPGRGGRGSGIAGLLTSELATLFRRLRTWMMLGALGLIGVLLGVAVLIAGGARAGRGPAFLDQITENGVFVGLAALTIAIPLFLPLTVSVVAGDTIAGEASLGTLRYLLVAPSGRVALLAVKYVAAAVFCVVATFTVVAVGVIVGAVLFGAGPLTLLSGTQVSLGEGLARCVAVVAYVSVSMLGLTAIGLLLSTLTTVPVGAMAATAILAVAAQIVGQIPQLSAVHPYLFTDRWLDFGDLLRSPISWDSFLDNALLQAVWIALAGALAVWRFTTRDVLT; this is encoded by the coding sequence ATGTCGTCGCGTGATGCTCCCGCTCGCCCGACCGACGCCCCGCCGACGGCGTCGGCTCCCGGTCGCGGCGGCCGCGGGAGCGGCATCGCAGGTCTCCTCACGAGCGAGCTGGCGACGCTGTTCCGCCGCCTGCGCACGTGGATGATGCTCGGAGCCCTCGGGCTCATCGGCGTGCTCCTCGGCGTCGCGGTGCTCATCGCGGGCGGCGCCCGTGCCGGGCGTGGGCCGGCGTTCCTCGACCAGATCACCGAGAACGGCGTCTTCGTCGGACTGGCCGCGCTGACGATCGCGATCCCGCTCTTCCTTCCGCTCACCGTCAGCGTCGTCGCCGGCGACACGATCGCCGGCGAGGCGAGCCTCGGCACCCTTCGCTATCTGCTGGTGGCACCCTCGGGGCGCGTGGCGCTCCTGGCCGTCAAGTACGTCGCCGCCGCCGTGTTCTGCGTCGTCGCCACCTTCACGGTCGTCGCGGTGGGCGTGATCGTCGGCGCCGTGCTCTTCGGCGCCGGACCGCTGACCCTGCTGAGCGGCACGCAGGTGAGTCTCGGGGAGGGGCTGGCCCGGTGTGTGGCCGTGGTCGCCTACGTGTCGGTGTCGATGCTGGGGCTCACGGCGATCGGTCTGCTGCTCTCGACGCTCACGACCGTGCCGGTCGGCGCCATGGCGGCCACCGCGATCCTCGCGGTCGCGGCGCAGATCGTCGGTCAGATCCCGCAGCTGTCGGCGGTGCACCCCTACCTGTTCACCGACCGCTGGCTGGACTTCGGCGACCTGCTGCGCTCACCCATCTCGTGGGACTCGTTCCTCGACAACGCCCTGCTGCAGGCGGTGTGGATCGCACTCGCGGGCGCACTCGCCGTCTGGCGGTTCACCACCCGGGATGTGCTGACATAG
- a CDS encoding GntR family transcriptional regulator, whose product MVQPVAMSLHEQVRNTLLFEIETGVFAGDGKLPTEPELCERFGVSRITVRRAVADLEEMGMVTRRQGRGTFVAAERPSLGTMAMGGFSDQLSAAGPTSRRIVEATTTAADEATAQRLGVRAGSPVFRLIRVFLLDDVPLSLDDSSYSLERYPGLDTMIDDATSTYRVLRETFGVHFHEVERRIGVSFTTVETALLLDRPEHDALIRIDKVARDRKDAIIHMSTVEVVPSRLELRMTAREE is encoded by the coding sequence ATGGTCCAGCCCGTTGCGATGTCGCTGCACGAGCAGGTGCGCAACACGCTGCTGTTCGAGATCGAGACCGGCGTCTTCGCGGGAGACGGCAAGCTGCCGACCGAACCGGAGTTGTGCGAGCGATTCGGCGTGAGCCGCATCACCGTTCGTCGCGCAGTTGCCGACCTCGAAGAGATGGGCATGGTGACCAGGCGTCAGGGGCGCGGCACGTTCGTGGCCGCAGAGCGCCCGTCGCTGGGGACCATGGCGATGGGTGGCTTCTCCGACCAGCTCAGCGCTGCCGGTCCGACCTCCCGTCGCATCGTCGAAGCCACCACGACCGCCGCAGACGAGGCCACCGCGCAGCGGCTCGGCGTGCGGGCAGGATCTCCCGTCTTCCGGCTGATCCGCGTGTTCCTGCTGGACGACGTTCCGCTGTCGCTTGACGACAGTTCCTACTCGCTTGAGCGGTATCCCGGCCTGGACACCATGATCGACGACGCGACGTCGACGTACCGCGTCCTCCGCGAGACGTTTGGTGTCCACTTCCACGAGGTCGAACGCCGGATCGGCGTCAGCTTCACGACCGTCGAAACGGCGCTGCTCCTCGACCGCCCAGAGCACGACGCGCTGATCAGGATCGACAAAGTGGCCCGCGACCGCAAGGACGCCATCATTCACATGTCGACGGTCGAGGTCGTGCCCTCGCGGCTCGAACTCCGGATGACCGCCCGCGAGGAGTGA